The Novosphingobium kaempferiae genome includes a window with the following:
- a CDS encoding M23 family metallopeptidase: MFRAQQRDREDRAEVEDAQRAVPADSASPHRSPRPNDEPVILAFPTVPAEDETALPRPGLRERIESWCARVDLAPDLASDIGSRTWLRGLATMLGLSGAALALLPGFTAVEAATTMPLDVHARDEFRSQSIAPLALGADTGRHMGATPLVSPLTGVPERPTIQLVSTLGQGDDLARMLTRAGLAPGDVAQVTQLVGQVVPAGEIGPGTQFDITLGRRAAEGAPRGLDSLAFRARFDLDLSIERGAGGLMAVRHPIRVDETPLRIRGTVGSSLYRSARNAGAPVGAIQSYLRAVDKYLSLDGDLRSGDQFDMILSYKRSAKGEREVGDLLYAGVERGGKSKLQLLRWGKDGDMFAATAVGQPRSVPIGQPVAGHITSNYGARRHPILGYVRMHAGIDYGARYGSPIYAVADGVVTFAGRHGGHGNYVRLQHAGGLGTGYGHMSRIAVGNGTRVRAGQVIGYVGSTGLSTGPHLHFEAYRGGRTINPAGIAVVQSPQIDGRERDAFKARLNALLGVTPGAALSSIEPAPSDVAEPQREIDKLAR, translated from the coding sequence TTGTTCAGGGCGCAGCAGCGTGACCGAGAGGATCGGGCAGAAGTCGAGGACGCCCAGCGGGCGGTCCCGGCGGATTCCGCGTCCCCGCATCGCTCCCCTCGCCCGAACGACGAACCCGTCATTCTCGCCTTCCCGACCGTTCCTGCCGAGGATGAGACCGCCCTTCCCCGGCCCGGCCTGCGTGAGAGAATCGAAAGCTGGTGCGCGCGCGTCGACCTTGCGCCCGATCTTGCCAGCGACATCGGTAGCAGGACATGGCTGCGCGGGCTGGCGACGATGCTGGGCCTCAGCGGTGCGGCACTGGCGCTGCTTCCCGGATTCACGGCGGTAGAGGCCGCCACGACGATGCCGCTCGACGTCCATGCGCGCGACGAGTTCCGCAGCCAGTCCATCGCCCCGCTCGCGCTCGGCGCCGACACCGGCCGCCACATGGGCGCGACGCCACTGGTCAGCCCGCTGACCGGCGTGCCCGAGCGCCCGACCATCCAGCTCGTTTCCACTTTGGGACAGGGCGACGACCTTGCCCGCATGCTCACCCGCGCGGGGCTTGCCCCCGGCGACGTGGCGCAAGTGACGCAACTGGTCGGGCAGGTGGTTCCCGCCGGAGAGATCGGCCCCGGCACCCAGTTCGACATAACGCTTGGCCGCCGCGCCGCAGAAGGGGCGCCGCGCGGGCTCGATTCGCTGGCGTTCCGCGCTCGCTTCGACCTCGACCTTTCTATCGAACGCGGTGCAGGCGGGCTCATGGCCGTCCGCCACCCGATCCGCGTCGACGAGACTCCGCTGCGCATTCGCGGCACCGTGGGCTCCAGCCTCTATCGCTCGGCGCGCAATGCGGGGGCTCCGGTGGGGGCGATCCAGTCGTACCTGCGCGCGGTCGACAAGTATCTCAGCCTTGATGGCGACCTGCGCTCGGGCGACCAGTTCGACATGATCCTGAGCTACAAGCGCTCCGCCAAGGGTGAGCGTGAAGTCGGCGATCTGCTCTATGCGGGCGTCGAGCGCGGCGGCAAATCGAAGCTGCAACTGCTGCGCTGGGGCAAGGACGGCGACATGTTCGCCGCCACCGCCGTCGGCCAGCCGCGCAGCGTGCCGATCGGCCAGCCGGTGGCGGGGCACATTACCTCCAACTACGGCGCGCGCCGCCATCCGATCCTGGGCTATGTGCGCATGCACGCGGGCATCGACTACGGCGCGCGCTACGGCTCGCCGATCTATGCGGTGGCCGACGGCGTCGTGACGTTCGCCGGGCGGCACGGCGGGCACGGCAACTACGTGCGGCTCCAGCATGCGGGCGGGCTGGGCACTGGCTACGGCCACATGAGCCGCATCGCGGTCGGCAACGGCACGCGGGTGCGGGCCGGGCAGGTGATCGGCTATGTCGGCTCCACCGGGCTTTCCACCGGGCCGCATCTCCATTTCGAAGCCTATCGCGGCGGGCGCACCATCAACCCCGCAGGCATCGCCGTGGTGCAGAGCCCGCAGATCGACGGGCGCGAGCGCGATGCCTTCAAGGCGCGGCTCAATGCGCTGCTGGGCGTGACCCCCGGCGCGGCGCTGTCCTCCATCGAACCGGCGCCGAGCGATGTGGCCGAACCGCAGCGCGAGATCGACAAGCTGGCGCGATAA
- the hemB gene encoding porphobilinogen synthase yields the protein MTGTYPHTRLRRTRATAWSRALHRETVLTPADLIWPLFITEGEGVEQPIAALPGVSRWSVDLIVERAKEAVELGIPVLALFPHTQPERRREDGAEALNPDNLMCRAIRAIRAELGDRIGLLTDVALDPYTSHGQDGLIDEAGYVLNDATVEALVGQSLNQANAGADIIAPSDMMDGRIAAIRDALEEAGHINVQIMSYAAKYASAFYGPFRDAVGSRGLLKGDKKTYQMDPGNTEEALREVEMDLAEGADSVMVKPGLPYLDIVRRVKDTFEVPVFAYQVSGEYAMIEHAVAAGAADRDTMVLETLLAFKRAGASGVLTYHAAHAARLLRG from the coding sequence ATGACCGGCACTTACCCCCACACTCGCCTTCGCCGTACCCGCGCCACCGCCTGGAGCCGCGCGCTCCATCGCGAGACGGTGCTGACCCCGGCGGACCTCATCTGGCCGCTGTTCATCACCGAGGGTGAGGGCGTCGAGCAGCCCATCGCCGCGCTGCCGGGCGTATCGCGCTGGTCGGTGGATCTGATCGTGGAACGCGCGAAGGAAGCGGTGGAGCTGGGAATCCCGGTGCTCGCGCTGTTCCCGCACACCCAGCCCGAGCGGCGCAGGGAGGACGGGGCCGAGGCGCTCAATCCCGACAACCTGATGTGCCGCGCGATCCGGGCGATCCGGGCGGAGCTGGGCGACCGGATCGGCCTGCTGACCGACGTGGCGCTGGATCCCTATACCAGCCACGGTCAGGACGGCCTGATCGACGAGGCGGGCTACGTCCTCAACGACGCCACGGTGGAGGCGCTGGTGGGCCAGTCGCTCAACCAGGCGAACGCGGGCGCGGACATCATCGCGCCCTCGGACATGATGGATGGCCGCATCGCCGCGATCCGCGACGCGCTGGAGGAAGCCGGCCACATCAACGTCCAGATCATGAGCTATGCCGCCAAATACGCCTCGGCGTTCTACGGCCCGTTCCGCGACGCGGTGGGCTCGCGCGGGCTGCTCAAGGGCGACAAGAAGACCTACCAGATGGACCCGGGCAACACCGAGGAAGCGCTGCGCGAGGTCGAGATGGATCTGGCCGAGGGCGCGGACAGCGTGATGGTCAAGCCGGGCCTGCCCTACCTCGACATCGTGCGCCGGGTGAAGGACACCTTCGAGGTTCCCGTCTTCGCCTACCAGGTCTCGGGCGAATACGCGATGATCGAGCATGCCGTCGCGGCTGGCGCGGCGGATCGTGACACGATGGTGCTGGAGACGCTGCTGGCGTTCAAGCGGGCAGGGGCCTCGGGTGTGCTGACGTACCACGCCGCCCACGCCGCGCGGCTGCTGCGTGGCTGA
- a CDS encoding helicase-related protein, with the protein MVHHRNGSAIKDAPGAVKAVLGPTNTGKTHLAIERLCAHSSGMIGFPLRLLAREVYDRVVKIKGEGSVALITGEERIEPKNARYLLCTAEAMPVSERSMAFVAIDEAQLAADRERGHVFTDRLLHARGREETMILGSSTVEPLVRALVPQAEIVTRPRFSTLTHAGAKKLSRVPPRSAIVAFSAEQVYAIAEMLRRFRGGAAVVMGALSPQTRNAQVALYQSGEVDYLVATDAIGMGLNLDVEHVAFAGLSKYDGRRHRRLTPSEMAQIAGRAGRHQKDGSFGTLTGSGGHDSEFEADEIYAIEEHRFAPLTKLFWREPEPRFDSLGILIADLETPPMRPELAPAPEAIDLAVLKRLADDGDVADTVRGFGQVRRFWDVCRLPDFRQQGVETHSRFVARLWQDLRHGELGADFVAAQIAQLDRTGGDIDTLQGRIAAIRSWAYIAQRPDWVLARDEMAARARAVEARLSDALHGKLTERFINRRTAVLMKKLGPDAGLLSVRLEDEEVLVEGEHIGSLRGFTFQVDPGARLSDRKLLLAAAEKHLAGLLARRADALVEGIHDGSAQIALTDGALVWDGQKIATLAQGRSLLAPVLVPDRALDAVPDGSRKALVAALEAWLDTALKPLAPLAKLDEASRATDAGPDLRALLITLVERGGMSAREGMGLDRLDKARRAMLTRLGVRVGTLDLFVPAMLRTPVIALWRQLAKVAGKKDGGVPDPAMPPVLPAGNHRPPPGYRGLGKQLLRLDMAEKLLREAHEARGTDKRGSFALDPARAVSMGLTTSGYARLLRLGGFQPVMPRALVEGQHGPPAPVRWRWRPPRRQAEPERAAPVRRDGAFAALADMVR; encoded by the coding sequence ATGGTTCATCACCGGAACGGCTCGGCAATCAAGGACGCTCCCGGCGCGGTGAAGGCGGTATTGGGCCCCACCAACACCGGCAAGACCCACCTCGCGATAGAGCGGCTCTGCGCCCATTCCAGCGGCATGATCGGCTTCCCGCTGCGGCTGCTGGCGCGCGAGGTCTACGACCGCGTGGTCAAGATCAAGGGCGAGGGCAGCGTCGCCCTCATCACCGGCGAGGAGCGGATCGAGCCGAAGAACGCGCGCTACCTGCTCTGCACGGCGGAGGCGATGCCGGTCAGCGAGCGCTCGATGGCCTTCGTCGCCATCGACGAGGCGCAGCTTGCGGCGGACCGGGAGCGCGGCCACGTCTTCACCGACCGCCTGCTGCACGCGAGGGGAAGGGAGGAGACGATGATCCTCGGTTCCTCCACCGTCGAACCGCTGGTGCGCGCGCTGGTACCGCAAGCCGAGATCGTCACCCGCCCGCGCTTCTCCACGTTGACGCATGCGGGCGCTAAGAAGCTCAGCCGGGTGCCGCCCAGAAGCGCGATCGTCGCCTTCTCGGCCGAGCAGGTCTACGCCATCGCCGAGATGCTGCGCCGTTTCCGGGGCGGGGCGGCGGTGGTGATGGGTGCGCTTTCGCCCCAGACCCGCAACGCGCAGGTCGCGCTCTACCAGTCGGGCGAGGTGGACTACCTCGTCGCCACCGACGCCATCGGCATGGGCCTCAACCTTGATGTCGAGCATGTCGCCTTCGCCGGGCTCTCGAAGTACGACGGCCGCCGCCATCGCCGCCTGACGCCTTCGGAGATGGCGCAGATCGCGGGCAGGGCGGGGCGCCACCAGAAGGACGGCAGCTTCGGCACGCTCACGGGCTCCGGCGGCCACGATTCCGAGTTCGAGGCGGATGAAATCTACGCGATCGAGGAGCACCGCTTCGCTCCGTTGACCAAGCTGTTCTGGCGCGAACCGGAACCGCGCTTCGACAGCCTCGGCATCCTGATCGCAGATCTGGAAACGCCGCCGATGCGCCCCGAACTCGCCCCCGCACCCGAGGCCATCGACCTTGCCGTGCTCAAGCGCCTGGCGGACGACGGCGATGTGGCCGACACCGTGCGCGGCTTCGGACAGGTCCGCCGGTTCTGGGATGTCTGCCGCCTGCCCGACTTCCGCCAGCAGGGGGTGGAGACGCATTCCCGCTTCGTCGCGCGGCTGTGGCAGGACTTGCGGCATGGCGAACTCGGCGCCGATTTCGTCGCCGCGCAGATCGCCCAGCTCGACCGCACCGGCGGTGACATCGACACGCTGCAGGGCCGCATCGCCGCGATCCGTTCCTGGGCCTACATCGCCCAGCGTCCCGATTGGGTACTCGCCCGCGACGAAATGGCCGCCCGCGCCCGTGCGGTTGAGGCTCGACTTTCGGACGCGCTTCACGGAAAGCTGACGGAACGATTCATCAACCGCAGGACTGCCGTTCTGATGAAGAAACTGGGACCGGATGCCGGACTGCTCTCAGTACGGCTTGAGGATGAGGAAGTGCTGGTCGAAGGCGAGCACATCGGCTCGCTGCGCGGCTTCACGTTCCAGGTCGATCCGGGCGCGCGCCTGTCCGACCGCAAGCTGCTGCTGGCGGCAGCGGAAAAGCACCTCGCCGGCCTGCTTGCCCGGCGCGCCGACGCGCTGGTGGAAGGCATCCACGACGGCAGTGCCCAGATCGCGCTGACCGATGGCGCGCTCGTCTGGGACGGCCAGAAGATCGCCACGCTGGCGCAAGGCCGCTCGCTGCTGGCGCCCGTGCTGGTGCCTGACCGTGCGCTCGACGCGGTTCCCGACGGTTCTCGCAAGGCGCTGGTAGCCGCGCTGGAGGCGTGGCTGGACACTGCGCTCAAGCCGCTCGCCCCGCTTGCCAAGCTGGACGAGGCGAGCCGCGCGACCGACGCCGGGCCTGACCTGCGCGCGCTGCTCATCACCCTCGTCGAACGCGGCGGCATGTCCGCGCGCGAAGGAATGGGGCTCGACCGGCTCGACAAGGCCCGGCGGGCGATGTTGACCCGGCTCGGGGTGAGGGTGGGGACGCTCGACCTGTTCGTGCCCGCCATGCTGCGCACGCCGGTCATCGCACTTTGGCGCCAGCTTGCGAAAGTCGCGGGCAAGAAGGACGGCGGCGTGCCCGATCCCGCGATGCCGCCGGTCCTGCCAGCCGGAAACCACCGTCCGCCACCCGGCTACCGCGGTCTCGGCAAGCAGTTGCTGCGCCTCGACATGGCAGAAAAGCTGCTGCGCGAGGCGCATGAAGCGAGGGGGACTGACAAACGCGGCAGCTTCGCGCTCGATCCGGCGCGGGCGGTGTCGATGGGGCTGACGACCTCCGGTTACGCGCGGTTGCTGCGGCTCGGCGGGTTCCAGCCCGTGATGCCGCGCGCGCTCGTGGAAGGACAGCACGGCCCGCCCGCACCGGTGCGCTGGCGCTGGCGTCCGCCCCGGCGACAGGCCGAGCCCGAGCGCGCGGCTCCGGTCAGGCGCGACGGAGCGTTCGCCGCGCTGGCCGACATGGTTCGATAA
- a CDS encoding UrcA family protein, protein MFKTNAIVAAALCTAALFSAPTAFASTVEVQYKDLDLATTEGQAALDSRIDRAAKKVCRAERPATGTHLTGAVDQQCYRQALKDVRQHVAAAVAKADDNRLGG, encoded by the coding sequence ATGTTCAAGACCAACGCCATCGTCGCCGCCGCTCTCTGCACCGCCGCCCTGTTCTCGGCCCCCACCGCTTTCGCCAGCACCGTCGAAGTCCAGTACAAGGATCTCGATCTGGCGACGACCGAAGGTCAGGCCGCCCTCGACAGCCGCATCGACCGCGCCGCCAAGAAGGTATGCCGCGCCGAGCGCCCCGCCACCGGCACGCACCTGACCGGCGCCGTCGACCAGCAGTGCTATCGCCAGGCCCTGAAGGACGTGCGCCAGCATGTCGCCGCTGCGGTGGCCAAGGCTGACGACAACCGGCTCGGCGGCTGA
- a CDS encoding metallophosphoesterase family protein, whose amino-acid sequence MHGRTASMYNGPLRLFHLSDIHFGLEDTRALEWAVECIRREQPHAVAITGDLTMRARHPEFQAACEWIIALDVPVTVEVGNHDIPYFNLYQRFFDPYKRFKAIERMVETRLDLPNLAIVPLRTTTRAQYQRFPWSNGWVTDHALKQTLAAIDELPEGTRVLVACHHPLTERRADGKLLTINGTRTMEVLAGRKVMGVLSGHVHDPFDLTADTPAGPLRMIGAGTLSKRIRSTPPSFNEIVIDGDRIVVTARNLEKVPTPAMQIDEVPENALPPREPGEPVAPVGNVPPVDPPVH is encoded by the coding sequence ATGCACGGCAGGACGGCCTCGATGTACAATGGTCCGCTGCGGCTGTTCCACCTGAGCGACATCCATTTCGGGCTGGAGGACACCCGCGCGCTGGAATGGGCGGTCGAGTGCATCCGCCGCGAGCAGCCCCACGCCGTCGCCATCACCGGCGACCTGACGATGCGCGCGCGCCACCCTGAATTCCAGGCAGCCTGCGAATGGATCATCGCGCTCGACGTGCCGGTGACGGTCGAGGTGGGCAACCACGACATCCCCTACTTCAACCTCTACCAGCGCTTCTTCGACCCTTATAAAAGGTTCAAGGCGATCGAGCGGATGGTGGAGACGCGGCTCGACCTGCCCAACCTCGCCATCGTGCCGCTGCGCACCACGACGCGCGCGCAGTACCAGCGTTTCCCCTGGTCCAACGGCTGGGTGACGGATCATGCGCTGAAGCAGACGCTGGCGGCGATCGACGAACTGCCCGAGGGCACGCGCGTTCTCGTCGCCTGCCACCACCCGCTGACCGAGCGCCGCGCGGACGGTAAGCTGTTGACGATCAACGGCACGCGCACGATGGAGGTGCTGGCTGGACGCAAGGTCATGGGCGTGCTGTCAGGCCATGTGCACGACCCCTTCGATCTGACCGCCGACACGCCGGCGGGCCCGTTGCGGATGATCGGCGCGGGTACGCTGTCGAAGCGCATCCGCTCGACCCCGCCGAGCTTCAACGAGATCGTGATCGACGGCGACCGGATCGTCGTGACTGCGCGCAATCTGGAGAAGGTGCCCACTCCGGCGATGCAGATCGACGAGGTGCCCGAGAACGCCCTGCCCCCGCGCGAGCCCGGCGAGCCGGTTGCGCCGGTCGGCAATGTGCCCCCGGTCGATCCGCCGGTGCATTGA
- a CDS encoding LytR/AlgR family response regulator transcription factor, whose protein sequence is MHDAEGGAPLRTLIVDDEPLAVERMQVICSRIEGISVIGTASDGQAALRLIDALSPDLVLLDLTMPETDGLTVARNLGGQANAPAVIFVTAHDEFAVEAFDLDAVDYVLKPVAPDRLQRAVTRVVSRRGERSQPPASQWLDEFWVPHRSELVRVPASDVQRIDAERDYVRLHVGSQSYLLLQTITSLEERLDPESFIRIHRSCILRRSHVAGLRHEGLGVWSAETADGEALRIGRTYLPAVKKMAGR, encoded by the coding sequence AAGGTGGTGCGCCGCTGCGCACCCTGATCGTCGACGACGAGCCGCTGGCCGTCGAGCGCATGCAGGTGATCTGTTCGCGGATCGAGGGGATCTCGGTGATCGGCACCGCCAGTGATGGGCAGGCGGCGCTGCGCCTGATCGACGCGCTGTCGCCCGATCTGGTGCTGCTCGACCTGACGATGCCGGAGACGGACGGGCTTACTGTCGCGCGCAATCTCGGCGGGCAGGCGAATGCGCCTGCGGTGATCTTCGTGACCGCGCATGACGAATTCGCGGTCGAGGCGTTCGACCTCGATGCGGTGGACTACGTGCTGAAGCCCGTGGCACCCGACCGCCTGCAACGTGCGGTCACGCGCGTCGTCTCGCGTCGCGGGGAACGGTCGCAGCCGCCCGCCAGCCAGTGGCTCGATGAGTTCTGGGTGCCGCACCGCTCCGAACTTGTGCGGGTGCCGGCCAGCGACGTGCAGCGGATCGATGCGGAGCGGGACTATGTGCGCCTGCATGTCGGCTCGCAGAGCTACCTGCTGCTCCAGACCATCACCAGCCTGGAGGAGCGGCTCGACCCCGAGAGCTTCATCCGCATCCACCGCAGCTGCATCCTGCGGCGCAGCCATGTCGCGGGCCTGCGGCATGAAGGGCTGGGCGTCTGGTCGGCGGAGACCGCCGATGGCGAGGCGTTGCGGATCGGCCGGACGTATCTTCCGGCGGTAAAAAAAATGGCGGGCCGTTAG
- a CDS encoding GNAT family N-acetyltransferase — protein sequence MADPRPEFRLETDRLILRDWRGGDIVRFAEVTNTPAVMRHLGGVMDAAKVALFEERVIGFQQRLGHTFWVVERKTDGEILGFCGLKVIDAPGATFPGEMEIGWRFREESWGQGYAKEAAAASLEAGFEKFGAGAIFAITNIENTASWGLMRRLGMVRREELDFVDPRFEPPVGNTIVHSITAEAWRAGR from the coding sequence GTGGCTGATCCTCGGCCTGAGTTCCGGCTCGAAACCGACCGGCTCATACTGCGCGACTGGCGCGGGGGTGACATCGTGCGCTTCGCCGAAGTCACCAACACCCCTGCCGTCATGCGCCATCTCGGCGGGGTGATGGACGCGGCGAAAGTGGCGCTGTTCGAGGAGCGCGTCATCGGCTTCCAGCAGCGCCTCGGCCACACGTTCTGGGTGGTGGAGCGCAAGACGGACGGCGAGATTCTCGGCTTCTGCGGCCTCAAGGTCATCGACGCACCGGGCGCGACCTTTCCCGGCGAAATGGAGATCGGCTGGCGCTTTCGCGAGGAATCGTGGGGGCAGGGCTATGCGAAGGAAGCCGCCGCCGCTTCGCTGGAGGCCGGGTTCGAGAAGTTCGGTGCGGGCGCGATCTTCGCCATCACCAACATCGAGAACACCGCCAGCTGGGGCCTGATGCGCCGCCTCGGCATGGTCCGGCGCGAGGAACTGGATTTCGTCGACCCGCGCTTCGAGCCGCCGGTGGGCAATACAATTGTGCATTCGATCACGGCGGAGGCTTGGCGGGCAGGGCGCTGA
- a CDS encoding CarD family transcriptional regulator, which yields MATRIDAFDVGDYVVYPKHGVGRVIELQKQEIAGMQLELYVLRFEKERMTLRVPVNKVESIGMRKLSSDKTLREALDTLKGKPKVKRTMWSRRAQEYEAKINSGDLVSIAEVTRDLFRADDQPEQSYSERQIFEAASSRLARELAAMEKTDEPAALKKILAILNEHAPKYYDTAETA from the coding sequence ATGGCAACCAGGATCGATGCCTTCGATGTTGGAGATTACGTCGTTTACCCGAAGCACGGTGTTGGTCGGGTGATTGAACTGCAAAAGCAGGAAATCGCCGGGATGCAGCTCGAACTTTATGTGCTGCGGTTTGAAAAAGAGCGCATGACCCTGCGCGTTCCGGTGAACAAGGTCGAATCGATCGGCATGCGCAAGCTGTCTTCGGACAAGACGCTGCGTGAAGCCCTCGATACCCTGAAGGGCAAGCCCAAGGTGAAGCGTACCATGTGGTCGCGCCGTGCCCAGGAATACGAAGCCAAGATCAACTCGGGCGATCTCGTCTCGATCGCGGAAGTGACGCGCGACCTCTTCCGCGCTGACGACCAGCCCGAGCAGAGCTATTCGGAGCGCCAGATCTTCGAAGCGGCGTCCTCGCGCCTGGCCCGCGAACTCGCGGCCATGGAAAAGACCGACGAGCCGGCAGCGCTCAAGAAGATCCTCGCGATCCTCAACGAGCATGCTCCGAAGTACTACGATACCGCTGAAACCGCGTAA
- a CDS encoding RNA-binding S4 domain-containing protein: MRVDKLLWFLRLARTRPVAQEMAEEGHMRLNGRRIDRAHQKIAVGDVLTVPIAGGVRVIEVLSLPERRGPYSEASSCYRVLDGRPVHPIAAPESNDA, encoded by the coding sequence ATGAGGGTCGATAAGCTGCTGTGGTTCCTGCGCCTCGCGCGGACCCGTCCCGTCGCTCAGGAGATGGCCGAGGAAGGCCACATGCGCCTCAACGGCCGCCGCATCGACCGCGCCCACCAGAAGATCGCCGTGGGTGATGTACTTACGGTTCCGATAGCTGGCGGTGTGCGGGTGATAGAAGTCCTATCCTTGCCCGAGCGGCGCGGACCCTATAGCGAGGCATCAAGCTGTTACAGGGTGCTTGACGGCAGGCCTGTCCATCCCATAGCTGCGCCCGAATCGAATGACGCCTGA
- the fdxA gene encoding ferredoxin FdxA: protein MTYVVTDACIRCKYTDCVEVCPVDCFYEGENMLVINPSECIDCGVCEPECPAEAILPDTESGLEQWMEINAKYSAEWPNLTTRKDAPDDADAMKGEEGKFEKYFSPEPGEGD, encoded by the coding sequence ATGACGTATGTCGTCACCGACGCCTGCATCAGGTGCAAGTACACGGACTGCGTGGAAGTCTGCCCCGTGGACTGCTTCTACGAAGGCGAGAACATGCTGGTCATCAACCCCAGCGAGTGCATCGACTGCGGCGTGTGCGAGCCCGAGTGCCCGGCCGAGGCGATCCTGCCCGACACCGAGAGCGGCCTTGAGCAGTGGATGGAGATCAACGCCAAGTACTCGGCGGAATGGCCCAACCTCACCACCCGCAAGGATGCGCCGGACGACGCCGATGCCATGAAGGGCGAGGAAGGCAAGTTCGAGAAATACTTCTCGCCGGAACCCGGCGAAGGCGACTGA
- a CDS encoding diacylglycerol/lipid kinase family protein: MAPETGTSSKVWLVCNAASGSNNDAAVEELIAAFETAGLDLDRVLRFPDDPAPSPADLDVAGVDVLTVFGGDGTTHSVVMKASGWDGAVLVLPGGTMNLLAKRMHGDVPAPEIVARLGTAPVRTVRPNVIRSRHGIGLTGALAGPGTVWNEVREAMRAMNVIDFIASTKEAIAQSASGPKVKVDGIEVDGAREEGYAAITIVPKDDGLRANGYYAESLADYAGQGIALLNRNFRDGPHDEMGRHPKLRLVCPTGEPMGLLIDGEPFDGAAEEEFELGPCEVALVTTKEFDG, translated from the coding sequence ATGGCACCTGAAACCGGTACATCATCGAAAGTCTGGCTCGTCTGCAACGCGGCCAGCGGCAGCAACAACGACGCGGCAGTCGAGGAACTGATCGCGGCCTTCGAGACTGCAGGGCTGGACCTCGACCGCGTCCTGCGCTTCCCGGACGATCCGGCCCCCTCCCCTGCCGATCTCGATGTGGCAGGCGTCGATGTCCTGACCGTATTCGGCGGCGACGGGACGACGCATTCGGTGGTGATGAAGGCAAGCGGCTGGGACGGCGCGGTGCTGGTGCTGCCCGGCGGGACGATGAACCTGCTGGCGAAGCGGATGCATGGCGATGTCCCTGCCCCGGAGATCGTTGCGCGGCTCGGCACGGCGCCGGTGCGCACGGTGCGGCCCAATGTGATCCGCTCGCGCCACGGCATCGGCCTTACCGGGGCGCTCGCCGGGCCGGGCACCGTCTGGAACGAAGTGCGCGAGGCGATGCGGGCGATGAACGTGATCGACTTCATCGCCTCGACCAAGGAAGCCATCGCGCAGTCGGCCAGTGGTCCGAAGGTCAAGGTCGACGGCATCGAGGTCGACGGCGCGCGCGAGGAAGGCTATGCGGCGATCACGATCGTTCCCAAGGACGACGGCCTGCGGGCGAACGGCTATTATGCCGAATCGCTGGCGGACTATGCAGGGCAAGGCATCGCCCTGCTCAACCGCAACTTCCGCGACGGCCCGCACGATGAAATGGGCCGTCATCCGAAGCTGCGGCTGGTCTGCCCGACGGGCGAGCCGATGGGCCTGCTGATCGACGGCGAGCCGTTCGACGGCGCGGCCGAGGAAGAATTCGAACTGGGCCCCTGCGAGGTGGCGCTGGTGACGACGAAGGAGTTCGACGGATAA